One Rhizobiales bacterium GAS188 DNA window includes the following coding sequences:
- a CDS encoding two-component system, NtrC family, nitrogen regulation sensor histidine kinase NtrY gives MDESRSGKRLGTIVVIVALLSALVTFLIVAGLTPIVPTNDVVRTILVTNSVLVICLVIVVIIEGREILRARRARAAAAGLHMRFVGWFAGIAALPAIFIAIVTSITLERSLDPWFRGNVAGLLTNAVEIARTYEEGQCRTMARELNLMAGDINSAKLTFDQNRTLFHDWFVARSLFLGFPVAMMTSSNGAILENVQHVAVSGISLPNEQDYAEASDTEPFCFLPRNGGAFGALVKLPAFPNAFLFVARPGDPKASAYTAEAETGLRYYEALEAKRVGVQVAFASMYILVTLILLLSAIRLGLAFANWLVLPIRRLIHATDQVAAGNFYVQVPTRKGESDLAHLSATFNGMTQELRAQHDRLVAASDMMDKRRRFTEAVLAGVSAGVIGIDAKGKITVLNPSADKLLPASHTGALGATIDELMPAVGPLVAEVRAGRHRLVQGQIAIARGTSERQVSVRVTKETAVDASEGYVITLDDITDLVSAQRSAAWADVARRIAHEIKNPLTPIQLSAERLKRKYGKFITTDREVFDQCTDTIIRQVDDIKRMVDEFSSFARTPKPVLDENDVTDVVKRVVFLMEVAHPDIDFVSDLPDCSLKARFDHRLIGQAVTNIIKNATEAVQPMAGEERGKISVAVTRTADNLITIDVTDTGRGFPKSDRHKLLEPYMTTRKEGTGLGLAIVGKILEEHGGGIELLDHPDAASGRSGARVRLWFPAQIDADEQDVRLPRAVDLAVATKASEQGANPKEAVPEKLS, from the coding sequence ATGGACGAAAGCCGTTCCGGCAAACGCCTGGGCACGATCGTCGTGATCGTGGCGTTGTTGTCGGCGCTGGTCACCTTCCTGATCGTTGCCGGGCTCACGCCGATCGTGCCGACGAACGATGTGGTGCGCACCATCCTGGTGACGAACAGCGTGCTCGTCATCTGCCTCGTGATCGTCGTCATCATCGAGGGTCGCGAGATCCTGCGGGCGCGGCGGGCACGGGCGGCGGCGGCGGGGCTGCATATGCGCTTCGTCGGCTGGTTCGCCGGCATCGCGGCGCTGCCGGCGATCTTCATTGCGATCGTGACCTCGATCACGCTGGAGCGCAGCCTCGATCCCTGGTTTCGCGGCAATGTGGCGGGCCTGCTCACCAATGCGGTCGAGATCGCCCGGACCTATGAGGAAGGGCAATGCCGCACCATGGCGCGCGAGCTCAACCTCATGGCGGGAGACATCAACAGCGCCAAGCTGACCTTCGACCAGAACCGCACCTTGTTCCACGATTGGTTCGTGGCGCGCTCGCTGTTCCTCGGCTTTCCGGTCGCCATGATGACCTCGAGCAACGGCGCGATCCTCGAGAATGTGCAACATGTCGCCGTGTCCGGCATCTCGCTGCCGAACGAGCAGGACTACGCCGAAGCGAGCGACACCGAGCCCTTCTGCTTCCTGCCGCGCAATGGCGGCGCCTTCGGTGCGCTGGTGAAGCTGCCGGCCTTCCCCAACGCCTTCCTGTTCGTGGCCCGGCCCGGCGATCCGAAGGCCAGCGCCTATACGGCCGAGGCCGAGACGGGGCTGCGCTATTACGAGGCGCTCGAAGCCAAGCGCGTCGGCGTGCAGGTCGCCTTCGCGTCCATGTATATCCTGGTCACGTTGATCCTGCTTCTGTCGGCGATCCGGCTCGGTCTCGCTTTTGCCAATTGGCTGGTCCTGCCGATCCGGCGTCTGATCCACGCTACCGACCAGGTGGCGGCCGGCAATTTCTATGTCCAGGTGCCAACCCGCAAGGGCGAGAGCGATCTCGCCCATTTGTCGGCGACCTTCAACGGCATGACCCAGGAATTGCGGGCCCAGCATGACCGCCTGGTGGCCGCGAGCGACATGATGGACAAGCGCCGCCGCTTCACTGAAGCCGTGCTCGCCGGCGTGTCGGCCGGCGTGATCGGCATCGACGCAAAGGGCAAGATCACGGTTCTCAACCCGTCCGCCGACAAGCTCCTGCCGGCGAGCCACACGGGCGCGCTCGGGGCGACGATCGACGAGCTCATGCCGGCAGTCGGCCCGCTCGTCGCCGAGGTGCGCGCCGGCCGCCACAGGCTGGTCCAAGGGCAGATCGCCATCGCGCGCGGCACCAGCGAGCGGCAGGTGAGCGTGCGCGTCACCAAGGAGACCGCGGTCGATGCCTCGGAGGGCTATGTGATCACGCTCGACGACATCACCGATCTCGTATCGGCGCAACGTTCGGCCGCCTGGGCCGATGTTGCGAGGCGCATCGCCCATGAGATCAAGAACCCGCTGACGCCGATCCAGCTCTCCGCCGAGCGGCTGAAGCGCAAATACGGCAAGTTCATCACCACCGATCGGGAAGTCTTCGACCAATGCACCGACACGATCATCCGCCAGGTCGACGACATCAAGCGCATGGTCGACGAATTCTCCTCCTTCGCCCGCACGCCCAAGCCCGTGTTGGATGAGAACGACGTCACCGACGTCGTCAAGCGCGTCGTCTTCCTGATGGAGGTGGCGCATCCCGACATCGATTTCGTCAGCGATCTTCCCGACTGCTCGCTCAAGGCCCGCTTCGATCACCGCCTGATCGGGCAGGCGGTGACCAACATCATCAAGAATGCCACCGAGGCGGTGCAGCCGATGGCGGGAGAAGAGCGCGGCAAAATCAGCGTCGCCGTGACCAGGACCGCCGACAACCTCATCACCATCGATGTGACCGATACCGGACGTGGATTTCCCAAGAGCGACCGGCATAAGCTGCTCGAGCCCTATATGACGACGCGCAAGGAGGGGACGGGCCTCGGCCTCGCCATCGTGGGCAAGATCCTCGAGGAGCATGGCGGCG